The genomic segment CGTCCTGGCCGATCTCGCGCAGCGCCAGCCCGCAGGCCGGGCAGCCGCAGCCGGCTTGATGCCCCGCCGGCAGGTGCATGACGGTGCGCCGCGGCAGGTGCTCGGGCAACTCACGCAGGTTCGGCCGCGGCCGATACGCCCGCTTCTTGCGGTGTTCGTCGAGCGAGGCGACGTCGCTGGTGTCGGCCACGGCCCTCTCGGCGCCCACGATGGGCGCCACCTGGCCGCCGACCAACTCGAGTTGGGCGTGCTCCAGCCGCTCGCTGGAGCGGCCGTACTTCATGCGCCGCAGGTACGCGACCTCGACCTTGAGCTTGTCGATGGTCAGCCGCGCGAGCTTGAGCACTTCTTCGAAGCGCTGCACCTGGGCGCCG from the bacterium genome contains:
- a CDS encoding IS66 family transposase zinc-finger binding domain-containing protein, whose translation is MQRFEEVLKLARLTIDKLKVEVAYLRRMKYGRSSERLEHAQLELVGGQVAPIVGAERAVADTSDVASLDEHRKKRAYRPRPNLRELPEHLPRRTVMHLPAGHQAGCGCPACGLALREIGQDVSEVLDYEPGSFHVVRHVRPKLACSGCKDVRQAAAPSRPIERVMAGAGMLAQVLVAKYCDHTPLYRQAQIYARAGVELHR